From Pedobacter cryoconitis, one genomic window encodes:
- a CDS encoding LysR family transcriptional regulator has product MSDFRLEVFYTVAKRLSFTKAAAALFITQPAVTKHIYELEQQYDNKLFERKGNKIQLTPAGELLLSHTESLFDIYRNIDFDMNALVHKKEGILAMGASTTVSHYVIAPILASFRKKFSAIAINLINGNTEQIEKALLDKEIQLGIIEGRSKHQEISYTEFIRDEIVLVCGQHHPLVKKSELSKELLLENSFVMREQGSGTLEVIDYALKEIGMRVSDLKVEIHLGSTESIKSYLMHSNCLAFVSVHALTNELQRGTLRVIDVAGLDIERHFYFIHLQGKLDGLSEVFLRHARLTHNLK; this is encoded by the coding sequence ATGTCAGACTTTCGCTTAGAAGTTTTTTATACCGTAGCTAAACGGCTTAGTTTTACTAAAGCTGCGGCTGCTTTATTCATCACCCAGCCTGCAGTAACCAAGCATATTTATGAATTGGAGCAGCAATATGACAATAAGCTTTTTGAGCGTAAAGGAAATAAAATTCAGCTGACTCCGGCCGGAGAACTATTACTCAGTCATACGGAATCATTATTTGATATCTACCGGAATATTGATTTTGATATGAATGCACTTGTTCATAAAAAAGAGGGGATTTTAGCAATGGGGGCCAGTACTACAGTTTCCCATTATGTAATTGCACCAATTCTTGCCAGTTTCAGGAAAAAATTCAGCGCCATAGCTATCAACCTGATTAATGGAAATACGGAACAGATTGAGAAAGCTTTACTGGATAAAGAAATTCAGCTTGGAATTATCGAAGGAAGATCTAAACATCAGGAAATCAGTTATACAGAGTTTATCAGGGATGAAATTGTGTTGGTATGCGGTCAGCATCATCCATTGGTGAAAAAATCTGAACTGAGTAAAGAATTATTACTGGAGAATTCCTTTGTGATGCGTGAACAGGGGTCAGGCACGCTTGAAGTTATAGACTATGCTTTAAAAGAGATCGGGATGCGGGTATCTGATCTTAAAGTAGAAATACACCTTGGAAGTACTGAAAGTATCAAATCATACTTGATGCACTCCAACTGCCTGGCTTTTGTATCTGTACATGCGCTGACCAATGAACTTCAGCGTGGAACTTTAAGAGTGATTGACGTAGCCGGACTGGATATAGAACGTCATTTCTATTTTATCCATCTTCAGGGTAAACTGGATGGCTTATCGGAAGTTTTTTTGCGCCACGCACGTTTAACCCATAACTTGAAGTAA
- a CDS encoding YeiH family protein — protein sequence MSLNLNTRKIIFIVAALFCLLPLMSPPLALLLGLAIAQLIEHPFINFNHKATNWLLKLAVIGLGFGMNLSFALKAGQEGLLFTVASIFGVLTLGFILGKVFKTERKTSFLISAGTAICGGSAIAALSPVMKAGEKEISAALGIVFILNSAALFIFPGIGHALNLSQSQFGIWCAIAIHDTSSVVGAASKYGEQALQIATTVKLARALWIIPVAFCTAFIFKSDQKKVKIPYFIGLFIMAMLANTYLPFLKPFAPYAVSVAKTGLTLTLFLIGSGLSFKVIKTVGVKPFLQGAILWIAISSVSLWAILLLA from the coding sequence ATGTCATTGAATTTGAATACCCGTAAAATTATATTTATTGTTGCTGCACTCTTTTGTCTGCTACCTTTGATGTCTCCTCCGCTGGCCCTTTTGCTAGGTCTTGCAATTGCACAGCTCATAGAACATCCGTTTATTAATTTCAATCATAAAGCGACTAACTGGTTGCTTAAACTAGCTGTAATCGGACTGGGGTTTGGAATGAACCTGTCATTTGCACTAAAAGCTGGCCAGGAAGGCTTATTATTTACAGTCGCTTCAATTTTTGGCGTGCTCACATTGGGCTTCATCCTGGGTAAGGTTTTTAAGACTGAACGTAAAACCTCTTTTTTAATCTCTGCTGGTACGGCTATTTGCGGAGGAAGTGCTATTGCAGCCTTATCTCCGGTGATGAAAGCTGGTGAAAAAGAAATTTCTGCGGCATTAGGGATCGTATTTATATTGAATTCTGCTGCTTTATTTATATTTCCGGGAATAGGACATGCTTTGAATTTGTCACAAAGCCAGTTTGGGATCTGGTGCGCCATAGCGATCCATGATACCAGCTCTGTAGTTGGGGCAGCCAGTAAATATGGAGAGCAGGCTTTACAGATCGCCACCACTGTTAAACTGGCAAGGGCGTTATGGATTATCCCTGTAGCTTTTTGCACTGCTTTTATCTTTAAAAGTGACCAGAAGAAAGTTAAAATACCCTATTTCATCGGATTATTTATAATGGCGATGCTTGCAAATACTTATTTGCCTTTCCTTAAACCTTTCGCTCCTTATGCGGTAAGCGTGGCTAAAACAGGGTTGACACTAACCTTATTTTTGATAGGAAGCGGCTTATCATTTAAGGTCATTAAAACTGTTGGAGTCAAGCCTTTTCTTCAGGGAGCCATCTTATGGATAGCTATTTCTTCAGTTTCACTATGGGCAATTCTGCTTTTAGCTTAG
- a CDS encoding discoidin domain-containing protein: MKRKLLLLIPVLISFMACKKAIDPSGGGTTPVDVVTTADGYSSDHVHNLNLVYFIPNDLDTLPGYQKRLSDLMLWGQKFYKDEMARNGYADKTFGLFTSPTKGVKITVIRGTKPKSSYPYSGGNGAVAQEINAYFTAHPAENTSAHTLVIIPRYEFKADGTPSGGPFYGTGKWCYALDYEGMDIKNLGKTDADGKRFSVWFGGMMHELGHGLNLPHNCQKVSENATLGMALMWAGNGTLGISPTFLTATDAAILNVNQVFNKGDKASYGAVKASISKIHAKYDPSKSSIVVSGRFTSDVKVNSVVYYNDPNVNNEGIGVNKDYNATTWESKAIGVDSFYVEMPISELKYKDGNPYELKVKLVHDNGNVTETIYNYDFVNGIPVLNFSSRDEFSKTGWNVLNVSSQETAEEDGKAANLIDGVINTYWHSQYSGTTAVYPHSFTIDMAAAKQVTGISLTQRNGLQRAIKDFEIQYSTDGSSFVSAGSYVLANVNGSQYINLPAKQTFRYFKIIAKSSYDGQSFAALSEAGAF, translated from the coding sequence ATGAAAAGAAAACTATTATTATTAATTCCGGTACTGATCAGCTTCATGGCTTGTAAAAAAGCAATAGATCCTTCAGGTGGTGGTACTACGCCGGTAGATGTAGTAACCACTGCTGATGGTTATAGCAGTGATCATGTCCATAACCTTAACCTGGTCTATTTTATACCAAATGATTTAGATACCCTGCCTGGTTATCAAAAGCGTTTAAGTGACCTGATGCTTTGGGGACAGAAATTCTATAAAGATGAAATGGCCCGTAATGGGTATGCAGATAAAACTTTTGGCTTGTTTACCAGCCCGACTAAAGGGGTGAAAATTACAGTGATCAGGGGGACCAAACCAAAAAGCAGTTATCCTTATTCTGGGGGAAATGGGGCTGTTGCACAAGAGATTAATGCTTATTTCACCGCACATCCCGCAGAAAATACCAGCGCACATACTTTGGTAATTATACCGCGTTATGAATTTAAAGCAGACGGAACACCAAGCGGAGGGCCATTTTATGGAACTGGAAAGTGGTGTTATGCACTTGATTATGAGGGTATGGATATTAAAAACCTGGGTAAAACGGATGCAGATGGTAAACGTTTCAGTGTTTGGTTTGGCGGAATGATGCATGAATTAGGACATGGTTTGAATTTACCGCACAACTGTCAGAAAGTATCGGAAAATGCAACGCTTGGCATGGCATTAATGTGGGCCGGTAATGGTACGTTAGGGATTTCCCCGACTTTTTTAACTGCTACAGATGCAGCGATATTAAATGTAAATCAAGTCTTTAATAAGGGTGATAAAGCTTCTTACGGTGCGGTTAAGGCATCAATCAGTAAGATTCATGCAAAATATGATCCTTCGAAATCATCGATTGTTGTTTCCGGCCGGTTTACTTCAGATGTGAAAGTAAACAGTGTGGTTTATTATAATGACCCGAATGTAAACAATGAAGGGATTGGCGTAAATAAGGATTATAACGCCACTACCTGGGAATCTAAAGCGATCGGGGTGGATAGTTTTTATGTGGAAATGCCAATTTCAGAGCTTAAATACAAGGATGGCAATCCATATGAATTGAAAGTTAAACTAGTTCATGACAATGGTAATGTCACAGAAACAATTTATAATTATGACTTTGTAAATGGTATTCCGGTACTGAACTTCAGCAGCAGAGATGAATTTAGCAAAACTGGCTGGAACGTATTGAATGTAAGCTCACAGGAGACCGCCGAAGAAGATGGTAAAGCTGCGAATCTGATTGACGGGGTGATCAATACCTATTGGCATTCACAATATTCAGGTACTACTGCTGTTTATCCGCATTCGTTTACCATAGATATGGCTGCTGCTAAACAAGTAACCGGGATTAGTCTTACCCAAAGAAACGGTTTACAAAGAGCTATTAAGGATTTTGAGATCCAGTATAGTACGGACGGTTCAAGTTTTGTTTCGGCAGGATCTTATGTGCTGGCTAATGTAAATGGGTCACAGTACATTAATTTGCCTGCTAAACAGACTTTCCGCTACTTTAAAATTATAGCGAAATCTTCTTATGACGGACAATCTTTTGCTGCTTTGTCTGAAGCAGGTGCATTTTAG
- a CDS encoding cupin domain-containing protein, with protein MATTRRGFISAASLSTFGLVTAATSLNLLIPQKADAAVKSPVKKGPEGPQAELEDFVYDIENGSTGWTGTGGTAKEATVEEFPVSQSIAAVIMRLNPGSFRELHWHSIAAEWAYILEGKVRTTVVSPDGTTSTDDFEKGDIWYFPKGHGHCLQCLGDEHCLFLLGFDNGHFSEFGTFSSTDWISHISPEIMARNSGLSASTFAAFPHKELYIGTGKIATAPRPQNLDPNIPTSSSAHKFRMEKDGVFQQFAGGFTRKVSSKEFPIQTTLTALRMDIEPGAIRELHWHPNADEWQYVMSGKGNLSIFGSHGRVKTMPYKKGMVSFIKQGYGHYIENTGTETLKLIILFNAPEYQEISLNDWLSANPAQLVQDHFGITPAQTATLAHHKKGIF; from the coding sequence ATGGCAACTACAAGACGTGGATTCATTTCCGCAGCATCTTTATCCACCTTTGGTTTAGTAACAGCTGCAACAAGCCTGAATTTATTAATCCCTCAAAAGGCTGATGCAGCAGTAAAATCACCGGTAAAAAAAGGACCCGAAGGTCCACAGGCAGAATTGGAAGATTTTGTTTATGACATTGAAAATGGAAGTACAGGCTGGACAGGCACTGGTGGAACTGCCAAAGAAGCCACTGTCGAAGAATTTCCAGTTTCACAAAGTATAGCGGCCGTAATTATGCGGTTAAATCCAGGTAGCTTCCGTGAATTGCACTGGCACTCCATCGCAGCAGAATGGGCTTATATCTTAGAAGGTAAAGTACGCACAACAGTCGTTTCTCCTGACGGGACAACATCAACCGATGACTTTGAAAAAGGCGACATCTGGTATTTCCCAAAAGGCCATGGACACTGCTTACAATGTTTAGGAGACGAGCATTGTTTATTCCTGCTGGGTTTTGACAATGGTCATTTTTCTGAATTTGGAACCTTTAGCTCCACAGATTGGATCAGCCACATCTCTCCGGAAATTATGGCCCGTAACTCAGGATTATCAGCAAGTACATTTGCCGCTTTCCCACATAAAGAACTTTACATCGGTACCGGAAAAATAGCTACAGCACCAAGACCACAAAACTTAGATCCGAATATCCCAACCAGCAGTTCTGCTCATAAGTTCCGTATGGAAAAAGACGGCGTATTTCAACAATTTGCAGGCGGTTTTACAAGAAAAGTTTCTTCTAAAGAGTTCCCGATCCAAACTACGCTGACTGCCTTACGTATGGATATTGAACCAGGTGCGATCCGCGAACTTCACTGGCATCCAAACGCCGATGAATGGCAATATGTAATGAGCGGAAAAGGAAACCTCAGTATTTTTGGTTCACATGGACGTGTCAAAACAATGCCTTATAAAAAAGGGATGGTGTCCTTTATTAAACAAGGTTACGGCCATTACATAGAAAATACGGGTACAGAAACGCTTAAATTAATTATATTATTTAATGCCCCGGAATATCAGGAAATTTCACTGAATGATTGGTTAAGTGCAAATCCAGCACAACTTGTTCAGGATCACTTTGGTATCACACCAGCCCAAACAGCTACGCTTGCACATCATAAAAAAGGAATTTTTTAG
- a CDS encoding FadR/GntR family transcriptional regulator, whose amino-acid sequence MSNSIKLYEKVINLIKEDISQGKYKAGEKIPAEPELMKLYSVGRSSIREAIKTLAISGILKVQQGSGTFVNTSFQEVSIEQRLRRADFDDVNAVRRLLEKEIVKLATQNRTEEQLKEIELALGNRKLAIEEEDSQRCADADIAFHTAIAQASSNPVLSDLYYSFTLIMRNFFAAREKQGISRFAMNHHLHEQLFKAIKSKKLSQSQSVLQKILDNNY is encoded by the coding sequence TTGAGCAACTCCATCAAACTTTACGAGAAAGTAATTAACCTGATCAAAGAGGATATCTCTCAGGGAAAGTATAAAGCGGGTGAGAAAATCCCTGCTGAACCTGAGCTGATGAAATTATATAGTGTAGGACGGTCTAGTATCAGGGAAGCGATTAAGACTCTAGCCATTTCCGGGATACTGAAGGTGCAGCAAGGGTCGGGTACTTTTGTGAACACGAGTTTCCAGGAAGTGAGTATCGAACAAAGGTTAAGGCGTGCTGATTTTGATGATGTAAATGCGGTAAGGCGGTTGCTGGAGAAAGAAATCGTAAAACTGGCAACACAGAACCGCACTGAGGAACAGCTTAAAGAAATTGAACTGGCTTTGGGGAACCGTAAGTTGGCTATTGAAGAAGAAGACTCTCAGCGCTGTGCAGATGCGGATATTGCCTTTCACACGGCTATTGCCCAGGCTTCTTCAAATCCTGTATTGTCTGATCTGTATTATAGTTTTACGCTGATCATGCGTAATTTCTTTGCAGCCCGTGAGAAACAGGGGATCAGTCGTTTTGCAATGAATCATCATTTGCATGAGCAGCTGTTTAAAGCCATTAAGAGTAAGAAGTTAAGTCAGTCACAATCAGTTCTTCAAAAGATTTTGGATAATAACTATTAG
- a CDS encoding heparin lyase I family protein, whose amino-acid sequence MRKTRITVITMAMSAVFFLTNCKKQTDSTNQNQDLNNSGTQINAVNPLAVLFNGDATNGSSSVWKEINVEQEGSVTTVNDETGTLCWNFLKPIGSHRAEGHGAKNYQAAEGSDIYIGWTSKIYMPVSLKTEAIFQWKAYPTSKASANHPLMLRTLNGKLELQHFDESHTATVPWSIALATGTWQQFVIRMKVSKDPSVGFIEFWYNGVQQTFTNGNKRLKCRTLDSDFCDPKWGVYGGDTAKVTHVVKKIRIASTYADAAQ is encoded by the coding sequence ATGAGAAAAACAAGAATTACTGTAATTACGATGGCTATGAGTGCTGTTTTTTTTCTAACCAACTGTAAAAAACAAACCGACAGCACCAACCAGAATCAAGACCTGAATAATTCCGGTACGCAAATCAATGCTGTCAATCCGCTGGCTGTGTTATTTAATGGAGATGCAACCAATGGCAGCAGTAGTGTATGGAAAGAAATCAATGTAGAACAAGAAGGTTCTGTAACTACTGTCAACGATGAAACAGGAACGCTCTGCTGGAACTTTTTAAAGCCTATAGGCAGTCATCGTGCTGAAGGCCATGGTGCAAAAAATTACCAGGCCGCAGAAGGATCAGATATTTATATAGGCTGGACGAGCAAAATATACATGCCAGTCTCTTTAAAAACGGAAGCTATATTTCAATGGAAAGCTTACCCTACCTCTAAAGCAAGTGCAAATCACCCATTAATGCTCCGTACACTTAATGGTAAATTGGAATTACAACATTTTGATGAAAGTCATACTGCAACAGTTCCCTGGTCTATCGCCTTAGCTACAGGAACCTGGCAGCAATTTGTAATCCGGATGAAAGTATCTAAAGATCCCTCTGTTGGTTTCATAGAATTCTGGTACAATGGCGTTCAGCAGACTTTTACAAATGGAAATAAAAGATTAAAATGCAGAACACTTGACAGTGATTTCTGTGACCCGAAATGGGGAGTATATGGTGGTGACACTGCAAAGGTTACACATGTAGTAAAGAAAATACGTATTGCTTCTACTTATGCAGACGCAGCCCAATAA
- a CDS encoding DUF6265 family protein — protein sequence MKVNQLLLTFIVFLLSTAIYAQQPMISKKQSTDFKKLEWLLGKWNRTNGKPGQITTEEWVKESAFKLKGMGVMRKGADTAFVEKMTLLVKDNAIFFVADVKENNGLVYFKLTTITSNGFTCENPEHDFPKKIVYKLAGKDLQATISGNGKSIDYSFARL from the coding sequence ATGAAAGTAAATCAGCTATTATTAACTTTTATAGTGTTCCTGTTAAGTACAGCTATCTATGCGCAGCAGCCGATGATTTCTAAAAAGCAAAGTACTGATTTTAAGAAACTGGAATGGCTGCTTGGTAAATGGAACCGCACTAATGGAAAGCCCGGACAAATTACGACCGAAGAATGGGTAAAGGAGTCTGCTTTCAAACTTAAAGGGATGGGGGTGATGCGCAAAGGAGCAGATACGGCTTTTGTAGAAAAAATGACATTGCTGGTTAAAGACAATGCCATTTTTTTTGTGGCTGATGTGAAAGAGAACAATGGACTGGTCTATTTTAAATTGACTACCATCACTTCCAATGGTTTTACCTGTGAAAACCCTGAACATGATTTTCCTAAGAAAATTGTTTACAAGTTAGCAGGTAAAGATTTACAGGCAACGATATCGGGAAATGGAAAAAGTATTGATTACTCTTTTGCGAGGTTGTAA
- a CDS encoding VOC family protein encodes MKIEAIELLSNNIIETEQFYNNVLNIKTNSKNENEVSFLIGTTKVSFQTSTVERPNYHLAFDIPNNKLEEAFKWLEQRTTVLPVTDDSQFSSFEAWNAKSFYFYDNNGNLLELICRFDTDHQSDVAFDSNSILYVSEIGIVTSDVHSTAEELISQYGLDYYVKQPKTENFAVIGDENGLLILVTPDRNWFPTTKKAQAFEAKVQLSTADRAYQELFIK; translated from the coding sequence ATGAAGATTGAAGCGATTGAATTGCTAAGCAATAATATTATAGAAACCGAACAGTTTTACAACAATGTACTTAACATTAAAACTAATTCAAAAAATGAAAATGAAGTATCTTTTTTGATTGGTACGACAAAAGTATCTTTTCAAACATCGACGGTTGAACGCCCTAATTATCATCTTGCATTTGATATCCCAAATAATAAGCTGGAAGAAGCTTTTAAATGGCTTGAGCAAAGAACGACGGTATTACCAGTAACGGATGATAGCCAATTTTCTTCTTTTGAAGCCTGGAATGCAAAATCATTCTATTTTTATGATAACAATGGAAACCTGCTTGAGTTGATCTGCCGTTTTGATACTGATCATCAATCCGATGTTGCATTTGACAGCAATTCGATATTATATGTTAGTGAAATTGGTATCGTGACCAGTGATGTGCATTCAACAGCAGAAGAATTAATTAGTCAATATGGGCTTGATTACTATGTTAAACAACCCAAAACTGAAAACTTTGCAGTTATCGGTGATGAAAACGGACTACTGATCCTGGTTACCCCGGATAGAAACTGGTTCCCGACAACCAAAAAAGCACAAGCATTTGAAGCTAAGGTCCAACTGAGTACAGCAGACCGGGCATATCAGGAATTATTTATCAAATAA
- a CDS encoding phosphatidylserine decarboxylase family protein, producing MKTTASEKSLPFRVGKWLPSDQTILEKWLDDLITEVEKDKRPLLPVIEELKELIEDDPEVFMWFHLMFSEVPRKPPYNKNPAGGPQVRDYHLMLRLMNRIMTKAPEFNETGLVGFPINAILDWSMGTTAGYAAFLNEKVNWQFKRILNEWGIFLCSADSKYVLSKDPKSGWFGADAKKAMPDFDQEFICDPAQPHHGFKSWDDFFTREFREGQRPVASPEDDNIIANACESAPYRIAEKVKKHDKFWIKAQPYSLEHMMANDPLLDKFVGGTIYQAFLSALSYHRWHSPVSGKIVKAYVVDGTYYAEALSEGYDPSGPNESQGYITELATRALIFIEADNPAIGLMCIMPVGMAEVSSCQITVYEGQHVKKGEQLGMFHFGGSTHCLFFGPQVKIAFDMHGQTPGLDSSNIPLKSKIATILK from the coding sequence ATGAAAACTACAGCTAGCGAAAAGTCACTTCCCTTCCGTGTTGGCAAATGGCTTCCCTCCGATCAGACTATCCTGGAAAAATGGTTAGATGATCTTATTACAGAAGTAGAAAAGGATAAGCGTCCTTTATTGCCTGTAATTGAAGAGTTAAAGGAACTCATAGAAGACGATCCGGAAGTATTTATGTGGTTCCACCTGATGTTCTCAGAAGTACCACGTAAACCACCTTATAATAAGAACCCCGCAGGCGGGCCTCAGGTCAGGGACTATCATTTGATGTTAAGGCTGATGAATAGAATAATGACCAAAGCACCAGAGTTTAACGAAACAGGACTGGTTGGTTTTCCGATCAATGCGATTCTGGACTGGTCTATGGGCACTACTGCCGGATATGCCGCTTTTTTAAATGAAAAAGTGAACTGGCAATTCAAAAGGATACTGAATGAATGGGGGATTTTTCTATGCTCAGCAGATTCAAAATATGTATTGAGTAAAGATCCAAAAAGCGGATGGTTTGGCGCTGATGCAAAAAAAGCAATGCCAGACTTCGATCAGGAATTTATCTGTGATCCTGCCCAGCCTCATCATGGATTTAAATCATGGGATGATTTTTTCACCAGGGAATTCAGAGAAGGTCAGCGTCCGGTGGCCAGCCCTGAAGACGACAATATCATTGCAAACGCGTGTGAATCTGCCCCATACAGGATTGCAGAAAAAGTCAAAAAACATGATAAATTCTGGATAAAAGCCCAGCCTTATTCATTGGAACACATGATGGCCAACGATCCGCTACTGGATAAATTTGTTGGAGGCACTATCTACCAGGCCTTTTTAAGTGCTTTAAGCTATCACCGCTGGCATAGTCCGGTAAGTGGAAAAATAGTAAAAGCTTATGTAGTAGATGGCACCTATTATGCCGAAGCGCTATCGGAAGGTTATGACCCATCCGGCCCGAATGAATCTCAGGGTTATATCACTGAACTTGCCACCAGAGCATTGATTTTTATAGAAGCAGATAACCCTGCTATTGGCCTGATGTGTATTATGCCGGTTGGAATGGCAGAAGTATCTTCTTGTCAGATCACCGTTTATGAAGGTCAGCATGTTAAAAAAGGCGAGCAGTTAGGAATGTTCCATTTCGGGGGTTCTACGCATTGCTTGTTTTTCGGGCCGCAGGTTAAAATTGCCTTTGATATGCACGGTCAGACCCCGGGATTAGACTCCAGCAATATTCCATTAAAATCGAAGATTGCGACAATTTTAAAATAA
- a CDS encoding Hsp70 family protein translates to MSKFLYGIDFGTTNSALSIYDEEKNEIINTITVPSLLYFQQEQSATQPLNYVVGENAIDAYLSDGMKGRFIKSIKQILSRSSFIETRIHNKRYNASDLVALILKDLKTKADEIIGFDCKKAVIGRPVFFDDDSTAKDTLAQTRLSKAAENAGFTEVRFQFEPIGAAFAYEKTITKKEKVLVADLGGGTTDFTYLVLNPDNVGNKDRRNDMIASGGIYIGGDSFDSAFMWDKGTPYFGKNTLYEATPGKVLTVPMSLFANICTWDKMNFFNGLRIQKDLQDYYHYSKKDRKFKNLITLIDNNLGYSIFRSIEKTKITLSDEPVSQFTYSNMDIEIDEEVSKEQYAAVIEKDIKKISVYLDEFMLKNNIKAEEIDSLFLTGGSSLVGGVQALFKNKFPHIPVNSGDNFTSVAKGLAYSGYLFDAD, encoded by the coding sequence ATGAGTAAGTTTCTATATGGAATTGATTTTGGAACAACCAATTCTGCCCTATCTATTTATGACGAAGAAAAAAACGAAATCATCAATACGATAACAGTTCCTTCCCTCTTGTATTTCCAGCAAGAACAAAGTGCAACCCAGCCATTAAACTATGTAGTGGGTGAAAATGCAATCGACGCTTATTTAAGCGATGGAATGAAAGGAAGATTTATCAAATCTATCAAGCAAATCTTATCAAGAAGCAGCTTTATAGAAACCAGGATCCATAATAAAAGATACAATGCATCAGATCTGGTTGCTTTAATCCTGAAGGATTTAAAAACCAAAGCCGATGAAATTATCGGATTTGACTGTAAGAAGGCTGTGATTGGCCGTCCTGTATTTTTTGACGACGATAGTACCGCTAAAGATACGCTGGCACAGACAAGACTTAGTAAAGCAGCAGAAAATGCTGGTTTTACAGAAGTACGGTTCCAGTTTGAGCCAATTGGTGCAGCTTTTGCCTATGAGAAGACCATTACGAAAAAAGAAAAAGTACTGGTAGCCGATTTAGGTGGAGGAACAACAGATTTTACTTACCTGGTATTAAACCCGGATAATGTGGGCAACAAAGACAGGAGAAATGATATGATTGCCTCAGGAGGTATTTATATTGGCGGAGATAGCTTTGATTCTGCATTTATGTGGGATAAAGGAACGCCTTATTTCGGGAAAAACACTTTGTATGAGGCTACACCCGGGAAAGTCCTGACTGTTCCGATGTCACTGTTTGCAAATATTTGTACCTGGGATAAAATGAATTTTTTTAATGGCCTGAGGATACAAAAAGATTTACAGGATTATTATCATTATTCTAAAAAAGACAGGAAGTTCAAAAACCTGATTACTTTGATTGATAATAACCTGGGCTATTCTATATTTCGTTCTATTGAAAAAACAAAGATTACTTTATCTGATGAGCCGGTTTCTCAATTCACTTATTCAAATATGGATATTGAAATCGACGAAGAAGTTTCCAAAGAACAATACGCTGCCGTAATCGAGAAAGACATCAAAAAGATCAGTGTTTATCTGGACGAATTCATGCTAAAGAACAATATCAAAGCAGAAGAAATTGATAGTTTATTCCTGACCGGCGGAAGTTCACTGGTTGGAGGTGTACAAGCTCTTTTCAAGAACAAATTCCCTCATATCCCGGTAAATTCGGGAGACAATTTTACAAGTGTTGCCAAGGGCCTTGCTTACAGCGGCTACTTATTTGACGCAGATTAA
- a CDS encoding XRE family transcriptional regulator, which produces MENTENQRLKIFRKSLNKTQMEFGVVTGLKQGSFADVERGKVKVSGDIKNALRKEFSLNIEWLETGQGEMTAISAKPNARSIGEIQYPLEFTDSPFIDLGEGQYLMVVPLVNEYAYAGYLSGYKDPEYLEVLPKHTIIVDKYHKGSYRAFEIVGDSMDDNTKESISDGSIATGREIQQHLWTSKFHTHRFKDYVIVHRRMGIIAKRISNHDTETGIITCHSLNPDKVAYPDFDIHLDDVKQMFNIVNVLQKR; this is translated from the coding sequence ATGGAAAACACTGAAAACCAAAGACTTAAAATATTCAGAAAATCGCTCAATAAAACCCAGATGGAGTTTGGAGTGGTTACTGGATTAAAACAGGGAAGTTTCGCGGATGTCGAAAGAGGCAAAGTGAAGGTTTCCGGAGATATTAAAAACGCACTACGTAAAGAATTTTCTTTAAATATAGAATGGCTGGAAACCGGTCAGGGGGAAATGACTGCAATCAGTGCAAAACCAAACGCCAGATCAATCGGCGAAATACAATATCCTTTAGAATTTACGGACTCTCCTTTTATAGACCTGGGAGAAGGACAGTACTTAATGGTCGTACCTTTAGTTAATGAATATGCTTATGCGGGCTATTTATCCGGTTACAAAGACCCTGAGTATTTAGAAGTATTACCAAAGCATACAATAATCGTGGACAAATATCATAAAGGCAGTTACAGAGCATTTGAAATAGTTGGTGACAGTATGGACGACAACACCAAAGAAAGTATCAGTGATGGAAGTATTGCTACCGGAAGAGAAATTCAGCAGCATTTATGGACTTCTAAATTTCATACCCACAGATTTAAAGACTACGTCATTGTACACCGCAGGATGGGAATTATTGCAAAAAGGATCTCCAACCATGATACTGAAACCGGGATCATCACCTGCCACTCCTTAAATCCTGATAAAGTTGCTTATCCTGATTTTGATATCCACCTTGATGATGTGAAGCAGATGTTTAATATTGTAAATGTCCTTCAGAAAAGATAA